In the genome of Verrucomicrobiota bacterium, the window ACCGGCCAGACACACGGCCACTCCGGCGAGACGGGTAGCGAGAGATCGTGCACATGCTCCGCAGGCAACTGGGCACGGGCACCGGCGGCGGCGAGCAGGAGAAGGAGACTGAGTTTGGTTTTCATGGTGTGCTGAAGTGTTGAGATCATGCTTCCGCGACGACGGAGTTGGTGAGCGCGCCGATGTTTTCGATTTCGATGGTCACGGTGTCGCCGGGCTGGAGGAAAACAGGCGGTTTCATCGCCGCGCCGACTCCTTGCGGCGTGCCGGTGAGAATGACCGTGCCGGGCAGCAGTGTGGTGCTGCCACTGAGGAACTCGATCAGCGTGGGCACGTCGAAGATCATGTCGTTCGTGTTCCAGTCCTGCATGGACTTGCCATTGAGGATGGTCTGGATGCGCAGCGCATTCGGATTGGGAATCTCGTCTTTCAGCACGAGGCATGGCCCCAGCGGAGCAAAGGTGTCGAAGGTCTTGCCGCGGCACCACTGGCTGCCGCCGCGCTTGATCTGCCAATCGCGCGCGCTCACATCATTGGCGCAGGTGTAGCCGAGCACGTAATCGAGCGCGTTGGCTTTTGAGACGTTTTTGCAGGCCTTGCCGATGACGACGGCCAACTCGCATTCGTAATCCACTTCATCACTGGCGAGATGGCGTGGCAGCACGATGTCATCGCCGGGGTTCTGCACCGCGCCGGGCGATTTCATGAAGAGCACCGGATACTGCGGGATGGCGGCGTTGCTCTCCTCGGCATGTTTGCGGTAGTTCAAGCCGATGCAAAAGATGGCGGTGGGCTGCAACGGCGCGAGCAGCTTGCCCGGCGTGACGATTTCATCGGTGGCTCGGAAGTTGCCGAAAAGATCGCCTTCGATGCGACGGGCGGTGCCATCGGGTTGAAGGGCTGCGTGCTGGATGGTGCCGTTGGCTTGGTGGCGGATAAGTTTCATGAAAGGATGGAGAGATTCGTTTAGCGCTTGGTTTGGACGTGGTAGCCAAGGTCGCGGAGCAGTGTGGCGAGGGTCTCGAGGAACTCTGCGGGCAGAGGCAACACCGGGGGCGACGGGTCGCCGACTTCGGGGCCTATCATGTTGAGTCCTGCCTTCATGACACTGAACCAATGGGCTCCGTCGCCTCCGTTGTGGTAGGCGCTAAACTGCAAGCGCATGAGTGGCGCAAGCTTAGCCCATATCTGCCGAGCGGAGACCAGATCCCCCTTCACCGAGATCGCTTGATAAAGCTTCACCGCAGCGGCTGGCACCATACTTGGGATGCCGGAGATCCATCCATGGGCTCCATGGCAGAGCCCTTCAAAAGCCACTGAATCGATGCCCGCATAGACAGAGAGCTGCCCATCGGTCTCTTGCAGCAGCGAGCAGATGCGGTCGGGCTCGGCATTGGACATCTTGACGCCTCTGATCGCACCCTCGCGAAAAAGCTGGGCAAGGTGAGAGGTGCGAAGATTCACCCCGGTCAGCGGAATATTGTGATAGAGGACCACGGGAATGGAGACGGCCTCGGCGATGCGCCGGTAGTGGTCCATGGTCTGGGCCGGTGTGGGTGCCATGTAGTAGGGCGGCACGATGAGCAGCGCATCTGCACCCACACTCTCCGCGTGCTTGGAGAGGTCGATGGTCAAACGCGTGGAGACATGATGGGTGCCCGCGACGATTGGCACCCTGCCTGCGCAGGCTTCAATGGATGCTTCCAGCACGCGCTTGCGGTCGTCTGATTCCATGCCAGCAAACTCTCCCGAACTACCAAGCGGGGAAATGGCGCTGACGCCTTCGGCAATCAACCAGTCAATGTGTGGTTTGAGCCGGGCAAGGGCAAACGTGCCGTCCGCGTTGAAGGGTGTGATGGAAGAAGCGCATACGCCGCGAAAGAGAGGCTTGTGCTTGCTGGTGTCGGGATTGTTCATGGTTGTCTGGTTGGTTGATTGGCTAGGTGGTGGGGGGAAGTGCTTCACTAATTAGGTCGCACAGTCAGTTTCCGGATTGACTCGGCAGTGGCGCTGACCTCGCGGGAGAGTGAGGCTTGCACGGGCGTCCCTGACCCATTCACAGACTTCCTGGACCCGGCGTGTAACGGCGGCGTAATCGCCGGCCTCGACGCGGTCTTTGGGGATCAGTTCGCGCCCGAGGCCAATCGCGCAGGCGCCAGCTTCGAACCAAGCGGCCAGACCTTTCTGCGACACATCACGCAGGCCCGTGGGCAGTATCCTTGTCCACGGCGATGGTCCGAGGATTGCTCTGGCGAACCCCGGGCCACCCGCCGCCTCGCAAGGGAAGAGTTTCACGATTTCGACGCCCATTTCTTCAGCGGCTGCAATCTCGGTGGCAGTCTGGCATCCCGGCAGATAAGCGATCTTTCGGCAGTTGCAGAAGCGCGCCACGCGCTCGTTGTAGGATGGGCCGACAATGAAATTGGCACCATGGGCCACGAATAGGGCGGCCGTCGCCTCATCCACGATCGATCCCGCACCCAGAATGACCTTCGGCAGATGCCGCTGGCAGTGCTGCGCGAGGGCTCGATATGTCTCGATGACGTGGTCAGCTCGATTGGTGAATTCGAACATCGTCACACCACCGGCGGCGACGGCGTCAACAACCCGGCACGCTGTCTCTGGATCGCCATGAGAGAAGATCGGCATGAGTCCCTCGTCGAGAATCCTGTTCAGAACTTCCAGTCTTGTGAATCGGGCCATTTCAGTCTTGGGGTTGATGGTTATCGCGCACCAACGCGATGGCTTCGCGCACGGATGCCGCGCGTCCGGTGAACGCGAGCGACAGCACGAGCAGACCGAAGAGCGTGTCCTCGTCCGAAGGCGCGAGCCGGTGGGCATCGCCAAGGCGTGCGCAGATGAGTTGACGCAGCACAGCGTTTTTCAGCGCCACACCGCCGGAGAAGACCAACCGGCTCCAGTCGCGACCTGGGGCGATGCGCGCGGCGCACTTCGCGTAGTTCTCCGCCATGCCCGCGAAGAGCGCGTGGAAGAGATGGCCGACGGTCATGTTGTCCTCGCGCAAATTCAGCACCGCCCCGTGGTCTCCTGCGTTGCCGGGATAGAAGGCGGGATTCACCTGCAAGCCTGCGCCATCGGCTCGCGACGCCCCAGCGTGGATGTAGTCCCACGGATCGCCCAGCGTCACGCCCTGCGCGGTGGCGAGTTCAGTCAGCAGATGCACCATCGCGTTCAAGGCACGGCCTGCGGGCAGATGGGTGATCGTATTCAGATAGCGTCCGTCAAACCAGGGCCGCGTCTGGAAATCACCGGTCTCGCAGCCGTCGGCGATGCGGATCACCGCCGAACCGGTGGAGACATTCACGGACAACTCATCCGCTTCGAGCAACGCGCCGACCTGCGAAACATGATAGTCACCCACCGGCGCGAAAACGGGCAGCGAGCGACCGCGATGCGACCATTCGCCGATCACCGCGCCCTGCGGAACGATTCGCGGCCAGCGCAGTGCATCGAGGCCGAGTTTGGCAATCACATCATGATGCCAGTCGAGCTTCCCGATGTGCAGCGCGCCGTGTCCGTAGGCGTGCGTCACATCAGAGACCGGAGCGCCGCCGCATAGGCTCGCGGCGACAAAATAGGGCAGCACCGCAGGCAGCGCGTCCGTCGCTGGCAAGGCATGGTATTTGGCGAGCCAGAAGAGAAAGTTCAGCGGCAGGCCGGGCACGCGTTCGTTGCCGAGTTGCTGGCGCTCCCCGGGTGTGATGAGCCTTTCGATGACATCGAAGCAGCTCTCCTCCCCGCCCGGCGCGGGCATCAGCGCGCGCTGATCCTGCCAGGCGATGAAGCGGGTCAGCGCGCGTCCTTTGTCATCGCACAGCACCATGCCGTGAAGCTGGCTGCTCATGAGCACACCCGCCGCATCCGGGCAGTGATCGTGCAAGCGCTCCAGCACGGCGCGCACGGTTTGCACGAGAGGTTCCGGTTCGATCTCGCGAAACCTGTGATCCAGTCCGCTCACGAACGGCGGCGCGGCCTCGCGTTCGATGTGTGAGAGCCGCAAGGCATCGGCATCAAGGACTGCGCCCTTGATGTAGCTGGAGCCGATATCGATGCCGAGGTAGCGCATGTCAGGAATGTGGAAGTGAGGTGAGTTGCAGCCGCTCTCCGGCCACGCGGGTCGTCTTCTCGAACAGGGCGGCGTTGCCCGGTTGTTTCAGATCCTCATCGAAAGTCGGGATCATCTGCTTCATGCTCGCGCGTCCGTCCGCGCTGGCGAGCAGATGCGGCAGGCAGGTCTTGATGACCTCGAGCGCAATGTTCACCGAGACCGAGGCGCCGGGCGAGGCACCGAGCAGCGCGG includes:
- a CDS encoding bifunctional 4-hydroxy-2-oxoglutarate aldolase/2-dehydro-3-deoxy-phosphogluconate aldolase (catalyzes the formation of pyruvate and glyoxylate from 4-hydroxy-2-oxoglutarate; or pyruvate and D-glyceraldehyde 3-phosphate from 2-dehydro-3-deoxy-D-glyconate 6-phosphate) codes for the protein MPTGSRLRTRTRSSVCSCCRSRSPDARHPCAKPSRWCAITINPKTEMARFTRLEVLNRILDEGLMPIFSHGDPETACRVVDAVAAGGVTMFEFTNRADHVIETYRALAQHCQRHLPKVILGAGSIVDEATAALFVAHGANFIVGPSYNERVARFCNCRKIAYLPGCQTATEIAAAEEMGVEIVKLFPCEAAGGPGFARAILGPSPWTRILPTGLRDVSQKGLAAWFEAGACAIGLGRELIPKDRVEAGDYAAVTRRVQEVCEWVRDARASLTLPRGQRHCRVNPETDCAT
- a CDS encoding DUF2437 domain-containing protein; translation: MKLIRHQANGTIQHAALQPDGTARRIEGDLFGNFRATDEIVTPGKLLAPLQPTAIFCIGLNYRKHAEESNAAIPQYPVLFMKSPGAVQNPGDDIVLPRHLASDEVDYECELAVVIGKACKNVSKANALDYVLGYTCANDVSARDWQIKRGGSQWCRGKTFDTFAPLGPCLVLKDEIPNPNALRIQTILNGKSMQDWNTNDMIFDVPTLIEFLSGSTTLLPGTVILTGTPQGVGAAMKPPVFLQPGDTVTIEIENIGALTNSVVAEA
- a CDS encoding malate:quinone oxidoreductase; translated protein: ALLGASPGASVSVNIALEVIKTCLPHLLASADGRASMKQMIPTFDEDLKQPGNAALFEKTTRVAGERLQLTSLPHS
- a CDS encoding dihydrodipicolinate synthase family protein, with amino-acid sequence MNNPDTSKHKPLFRGVCASSITPFNADGTFALARLKPHIDWLIAEGVSAISPLGSSGEFAGMESDDRKRVLEASIEACAGRVPIVAGTHHVSTRLTIDLSKHAESVGADALLIVPPYYMAPTPAQTMDHYRRIAEAVSIPVVLYHNIPLTGVNLRTSHLAQLFREGAIRGVKMSNAEPDRICSLLQETDGQLSVYAGIDSVAFEGLCHGAHGWISGIPSMVPAAAVKLYQAISVKGDLVSARQIWAKLAPLMRLQFSAYHNGGDGAHWFSVMKAGLNMIGPEVGDPSPPVLPLPAEFLETLATLLRDLGYHVQTKR